The Pseudomonas sp. TH06 genome has a window encoding:
- the pqqB gene encoding pyrroloquinoline quinone biosynthesis protein PqqB, whose amino-acid sequence MFVQILGSAAGGGFPQWNCNCVNCAGFRDGSLNAKARTQSSIAISDDGVNWVLCNASPDIRAQLQSFAPMQPGRALRDTGISAIILMDSQIDHTTGLLSLREGCPHQVWCTDMVHEDLSTGFPLFKMLTHWNGGLDWNRIELDQSFTVAACPNLRFTPLPLRSAAPPYSPHRFDPHPGDNIGLIVEDLKTGGKLFYAPGLGKVDAPLLEIMASSDCLLVDGTMWDDDEMQRRGVGTRTGREMGHLAQNGPGGMLEVLEQLPEQRKVLIHINNTNPILDEDSPERAELARRDVEVAYDGMSIVL is encoded by the coding sequence ATGTTCGTCCAGATTCTGGGTTCGGCCGCCGGCGGCGGTTTTCCGCAGTGGAATTGCAACTGCGTCAATTGCGCAGGTTTTCGCGACGGCAGCCTGAATGCCAAGGCCCGCACCCAATCGTCCATCGCGATTTCCGATGACGGCGTGAACTGGGTGCTGTGCAACGCCTCGCCGGACATCCGCGCGCAACTGCAAAGCTTCGCCCCGATGCAACCGGGCCGAGCCCTGCGCGACACCGGTATCAGCGCGATCATTCTGATGGACAGCCAGATCGACCACACCACCGGCCTGCTCAGCCTGCGCGAAGGCTGCCCGCATCAGGTCTGGTGCACGGACATGGTTCACGAAGATCTCAGCACCGGTTTCCCGCTGTTCAAGATGCTCACCCACTGGAACGGCGGGTTGGACTGGAACCGCATCGAACTCGACCAGAGTTTCACCGTGGCGGCGTGCCCGAACCTGCGTTTCACGCCGCTGCCGCTGCGCAGCGCTGCGCCGCCCTACTCCCCGCACCGTTTCGACCCGCATCCGGGCGACAACATCGGCCTGATCGTCGAAGACCTGAAGACCGGTGGCAAGCTGTTCTACGCACCGGGTCTGGGCAAGGTCGACGCGCCGCTACTGGAAATCATGGCGAGCAGTGATTGCCTGCTGGTCGACGGCACGATGTGGGATGACGATGAGATGCAGCGCCGTGGCGTTGGCACCCGTACCGGTCGCGAGATGGGCCATCTGGCGCAGAACGGCCCCGGCGGCATGCTCGAAGTGCTGGAACAGCTTCCCGAGCAGCGCAAGGTGCTTATCCACATCAACAACACCAACCCGATTCTCGATGAGGATTCGCCGGAGCGTGCAGAGCTGGCCCGACGTGATGTTGAAGTGGCATATGACGGCATGAGTATTGTGCTGTAA
- the pqqC gene encoding pyrroloquinoline-quinone synthase PqqC: MTDQAMSPAEFEAALRAKGAYYHIYHPYHVAMYEGRASREQIQGWVANRFYYQVNIPLKDAAILANCPDREIRREWIQRLLDHDGAPGEDGGIEAWLRLGQAVGLDPDQLRSQELVLPGVRFAVDAYVNFARRASWQEAASSSLTELFAPQIHQSRLDSWPQHYPWIDPAGYEYFRTRLGQARRDVEHGLAITLEHYKTREGQERMLEILQFKLDILWSMLDAMSMAYELNRPPYHSVTDQRVWHKGIAL, encoded by the coding sequence ATGACCGACCAAGCAATGTCCCCCGCCGAATTCGAAGCGGCCCTGCGCGCCAAAGGCGCCTATTACCACATCTACCACCCGTATCACGTGGCGATGTACGAAGGTCGCGCCAGCCGCGAGCAGATTCAGGGCTGGGTCGCCAACCGCTTCTACTATCAGGTGAACATCCCCCTGAAAGACGCGGCGATCCTCGCCAACTGCCCGGATCGCGAGATCCGTCGCGAGTGGATTCAGCGCTTGCTCGACCACGACGGCGCCCCCGGTGAAGACGGCGGTATCGAAGCGTGGCTGCGTCTCGGCCAGGCCGTCGGTCTCGATCCGGATCAGCTGCGCTCCCAGGAACTGGTGCTGCCCGGCGTGCGTTTCGCCGTCGATGCCTACGTCAACTTCGCCCGCCGCGCCAGTTGGCAGGAAGCTGCCAGCAGCTCATTGACCGAACTGTTCGCGCCGCAAATCCACCAATCGCGACTCGACAGTTGGCCGCAGCATTACCCATGGATCGACCCGGCCGGGTACGAGTATTTCCGTACCCGCCTCGGGCAGGCGCGGCGTGATGTCGAGCATGGTCTGGCGATCACGCTTGAGCATTACAAGACCCGCGAAGGCCAGGAGCGCATGCTGGAAATTCTCCAGTTCAAACTGGACATTCTTTGGAGCATGCTCGATGCCATGAGCATGGCCTACGAATTGAACCGCCCGCCGTATCACAGCGTCACCGATCAACGGGTCTGGCATAAAGGAATCGCCTTATGA
- the pqqA gene encoding pyrroloquinoline quinone precursor peptide PqqA, producing MSWTKPAYTDLRIGFEVTMYFASR from the coding sequence ATGTCTTGGACAAAACCGGCTTACACCGACCTGCGTATCGGCTTCGAAGTCACCATGTACTTCGCCAGCCGCTGA
- a CDS encoding carbon-nitrogen hydrolase family protein, which translates to MRVALYQCPPLPLDPAANLQRLHQLAMEAKGADLLVLPEMFMTGYNIGAEAVSTLAEVYNGEWAQQIGRIAKAAGLAILYGYPERTADGQIYNAVQLIDSNGERLCNYRKTHLFGDLDRSMFSPGEGDFPVVELNGWKLGFLICYDLEFPENARRLALEGAELILVPTANMIPFDFIADVSVRARAFENQCYVAYANYCGHEGDIHYCGQSSIAAPDGSRSAQAGIDEALIVGELDRQLMVDSRAANRYLSDRRPELYDALNKR; encoded by the coding sequence ATGCGTGTAGCCCTTTACCAATGTCCACCGCTGCCACTGGACCCCGCCGCCAACCTGCAACGCCTGCATCAACTGGCGATGGAGGCCAAGGGCGCCGACCTTTTGGTGCTGCCGGAGATGTTCATGACCGGCTACAACATCGGCGCCGAAGCGGTCAGCACATTGGCCGAGGTCTACAACGGCGAATGGGCGCAGCAAATCGGCCGGATCGCCAAGGCTGCCGGCCTGGCGATCCTCTACGGCTATCCCGAGCGCACCGCCGACGGACAGATTTACAACGCCGTGCAGTTGATCGACTCGAACGGCGAGCGCCTGTGCAATTACCGCAAGACGCATCTGTTCGGCGATCTTGATCGTTCAATGTTCAGCCCCGGCGAAGGTGACTTTCCGGTGGTTGAACTGAACGGCTGGAAGCTCGGGTTCCTGATCTGCTACGACCTCGAGTTTCCGGAAAATGCCCGTCGTCTCGCCCTCGAGGGTGCCGAGCTGATTCTGGTGCCAACGGCGAACATGATTCCGTTCGATTTCATCGCCGATGTATCGGTGCGCGCCCGCGCCTTCGAAAACCAGTGCTACGTGGCCTACGCGAACTACTGTGGCCACGAAGGCGACATTCACTATTGCGGCCAAAGCAGCATCGCCGCACCGGACGGCAGCCGTAGCGCTCAGGCCGGTATCGATGAAGCGCTGATCGTCGGTGAGCTGGATCGACAGTTGATGGTCGACTCCCGCGCCGCCAATCGCTACCTCAGCGACCGTCGCCCTGAGCTTTACGACGCGCTGAACAAGCGCTAA
- the pqqF gene encoding pyrroloquinoline quinone biosynthesis protein PqqF gives MPAPTHPRPHTETLANGLRVTLRHVPGLKRSAAALRVAAGSHDVPLAWPGLAHFLEHLLFLGTERFPASEGLMAYVQGHGGQVNASTRERTTDFFFYLPTHSFSGGLERLSDMLAHPRMNPDDQLREREVLQAEFVAWSQDPVAQQAFALYEGLPENHPLRGFHAGNRDTLQVEQPAFQQALQNFHQQFYRSGQMTLSLTGPQGIEQLRALAQQFAAKLPAGDKVAQAETLPLGVKSYQQAGERRCHLLFAFDSLPVSSAEALGFLCHWLNNAKPGGLLAHLQQQNLADNLQAAPLYHFAGQALLHLQFTAPREAISAIREQLLDWLSFFAKQQDWAALREEYANLLERQQQISTALQLARLDSEQLASELSENAVVALQQVLREIGVVDNFSNHWHLPAGNPFLRSSEPLANAGLIRGQTSAHRGLRTFAQDRSRGRRERSPMQFSQALPDTGDQGAIYLRWQLQAAASADLQGKLQRCLRETQEDARQAGVELSLSATGTQWLLKLTGLQEPMPDVLEHALKDLTQVDADSASAAPEAPLMPIRQLLKALPERCLPTAAEADDANHLWTTSRWDGLALGLGAQTQSAMGLALSRIPGTPDNQLPATPAINAQHLWSYIDTGSSEHALLLFCPTASREIADEAAWRLLAQLCQTPFYQRLRVELQLGYAVFSALRQIHGQSGLMFGVQSPNIAPVQLLGHIREFLDSVPALIENLDDRSFNQLRQSLAEQFDESNLSGKDAAELLWQAKLAGHSSDYLTQLGTAIDQLDRPAVLAAAHRLNNAEGGWRCLASDVMPDSSWQAAE, from the coding sequence ATGCCTGCGCCGACTCACCCCCGCCCCCACACAGAAACCCTGGCCAATGGCTTGCGCGTGACCCTGCGTCACGTGCCCGGCCTGAAGCGCAGCGCCGCCGCGTTGCGCGTGGCTGCCGGTAGCCACGACGTGCCGCTGGCCTGGCCGGGGCTGGCGCATTTTCTTGAACATCTGTTGTTTCTCGGCACCGAACGTTTTCCTGCAAGTGAAGGGCTGATGGCCTACGTGCAAGGGCATGGCGGGCAGGTCAATGCCAGCACTCGAGAGCGCACCACCGACTTTTTCTTTTATCTCCCGACACACTCGTTCAGCGGCGGGCTGGAGCGTCTGTCAGACATGCTCGCCCATCCGCGTATGAATCCGGACGATCAATTGCGGGAAAGGGAAGTGTTGCAGGCGGAATTTGTCGCTTGGTCGCAGGATCCTGTGGCGCAGCAGGCGTTTGCACTGTACGAGGGTTTGCCGGAAAACCATCCGTTACGCGGCTTTCATGCCGGGAACCGCGACACACTGCAAGTCGAGCAGCCGGCGTTTCAGCAGGCGCTGCAAAACTTCCATCAGCAGTTTTATCGCAGCGGGCAAATGACCCTGAGCCTGACTGGCCCGCAGGGCATTGAGCAATTGCGCGCATTGGCGCAGCAGTTCGCAGCAAAGCTGCCGGCTGGGGATAAAGTTGCCCAGGCCGAGACATTGCCGCTAGGGGTGAAAAGTTATCAACAGGCCGGCGAACGGCGTTGCCATCTGCTGTTTGCCTTCGACTCGTTGCCAGTCTCGTCTGCTGAAGCCTTGGGGTTTCTTTGCCATTGGTTGAACAACGCCAAACCTGGCGGCTTGCTCGCACATCTGCAGCAACAAAACCTCGCGGACAATCTGCAAGCCGCTCCGCTTTACCACTTTGCCGGACAGGCATTGCTGCACCTGCAATTCACTGCCCCCCGCGAAGCTATAAGCGCCATTCGCGAACAACTGCTGGACTGGCTGAGCTTCTTCGCCAAGCAGCAGGACTGGGCAGCGTTGCGGGAGGAATACGCCAATTTGCTTGAGCGTCAACAACAAATCAGCACAGCACTGCAACTGGCGCGCCTCGACAGTGAACAACTTGCCAGCGAATTGTCCGAAAACGCTGTCGTCGCACTTCAGCAGGTACTGCGCGAAATAGGCGTTGTGGATAACTTCAGCAACCACTGGCACCTGCCTGCAGGCAACCCTTTCCTGCGTTCCAGCGAACCGCTGGCCAACGCCGGTTTGATTCGCGGCCAGACCAGCGCCCACCGTGGCTTGCGCACGTTTGCCCAGGATCGTTCGCGCGGCCGTCGCGAGCGCTCACCGATGCAGTTCAGCCAGGCGCTGCCGGACACCGGAGATCAAGGCGCGATTTATCTGCGCTGGCAACTGCAAGCCGCAGCCAGTGCCGATCTGCAAGGCAAGCTTCAACGTTGCCTGCGGGAAACCCAGGAAGACGCGCGTCAGGCCGGGGTCGAGTTGTCGCTCAGTGCCACCGGCACTCAATGGCTGCTGAAACTGACCGGCCTGCAAGAGCCGATGCCCGACGTCCTGGAGCATGCGCTGAAAGATCTGACGCAGGTTGATGCCGATTCCGCGAGCGCAGCGCCAGAAGCGCCGTTGATGCCTATCCGCCAATTGCTCAAGGCTTTGCCGGAACGTTGCCTGCCAACCGCCGCCGAGGCGGACGACGCCAACCACCTGTGGACAACTTCGCGCTGGGACGGACTTGCACTGGGTCTCGGCGCACAGACTCAATCGGCGATGGGGCTGGCCCTGAGCCGCATCCCAGGGACACCGGACAATCAACTGCCGGCCACACCTGCGATCAATGCTCAACACCTGTGGAGCTACATCGATACCGGCTCCAGCGAACACGCCCTGCTGTTGTTCTGTCCGACAGCCAGCCGCGAAATTGCCGACGAAGCGGCGTGGCGCTTGCTCGCACAGCTATGCCAGACACCTTTCTATCAGCGGCTGCGGGTCGAATTGCAGTTGGGTTATGCAGTATTCAGCGCCCTGCGGCAGATTCACGGCCAAAGCGGCCTGATGTTTGGTGTGCAGTCGCCGAACATTGCACCGGTTCAGTTACTCGGTCATATCCGGGAGTTCCTCGACAGCGTTCCTGCGCTGATCGAAAACCTCGATGACCGCAGTTTCAACCAGCTACGCCAGTCACTCGCGGAGCAATTCGACGAAAGCAATCTGTCTGGCAAAGACGCCGCCGAACTGCTCTGGCAGGCAAAACTTGCTGGCCACTCGTCGGATTACCTGACGCAATTGGGCACCGCTATCGATCAACTGGATCGCCCGGCCGTGCTGGCCGCCGCACATCGCCTGAACAACGCGGAAGGCGGCTGGCGCTGCCTCGCCAGTGACGTGATGCCGGATTCATCGTGGCAAGCGGCAGAATGA